A stretch of Janibacter endophyticus DNA encodes these proteins:
- a CDS encoding DUF2530 domain-containing protein: MTGDSADGPGEGGASLVRVRSDRVVIGGMVLWALALALVLVVPELRSGGRDWWPWACVTGLALGALGWVYLRRGRGNAAEADAPVRVPDKVRRST, encoded by the coding sequence GTGACAGGGGACTCAGCAGATGGTCCGGGCGAAGGGGGAGCCTCTCTCGTCCGCGTCCGCAGCGACCGCGTCGTCATCGGCGGGATGGTCCTGTGGGCGCTCGCCCTCGCGCTCGTCCTCGTGGTGCCCGAGCTGCGCTCGGGCGGGCGGGACTGGTGGCCGTGGGCGTGCGTCACCGGCCTCGCGCTCGGGGCGCTCGGCTGGGTCTACCTGCGGCGGGGCCGCGGCAACGCTGCCGAGGCGGACGCGCCGGTCCGCGTGCCGGACAAGGTCCGGCGCTCGACCTAG
- a CDS encoding DUF3027 domain-containing protein: MAAKAAKKDAVLAAATELALAAVTEVADPGTVGAHEGFVMDEERLGTHYFTCTAAGYRGWRWAVSVARAPRAKTATICETHLVPGEDSLLSPEWLPWAERLRPGDVGPGDVTPKIDDDPYLVAGFEATGDEDVDQLAQWELGLGRPRVLSGEGREAAAQRWYDGDHGPKATVALKASATCSTCGYFVPMTGALRPVFGVCANEWSPSDGSVVSLDHGCGAHSEVDIDAPEPERIGEPVLDETLVDEL, from the coding sequence ATGGCTGCCAAGGCCGCGAAGAAGGACGCCGTCCTCGCCGCCGCGACCGAGCTCGCGCTCGCCGCGGTGACCGAGGTCGCCGACCCCGGGACCGTCGGCGCTCACGAGGGCTTCGTCATGGATGAGGAGCGCCTCGGCACCCACTACTTCACGTGCACCGCCGCCGGCTACCGCGGCTGGCGCTGGGCCGTCTCCGTCGCCCGCGCGCCGCGCGCCAAGACGGCGACGATCTGCGAGACCCACCTCGTCCCCGGCGAGGACTCGCTGCTCTCGCCCGAGTGGCTGCCCTGGGCCGAGCGGCTGCGCCCCGGCGACGTCGGCCCCGGCGACGTCACCCCGAAGATCGACGACGACCCCTACCTCGTGGCCGGCTTCGAGGCGACCGGTGACGAGGACGTCGACCAGCTCGCGCAGTGGGAGCTCGGCCTCGGCCGACCCCGCGTGCTCTCCGGCGAGGGCCGCGAGGCCGCCGCCCAGCGCTGGTACGACGGCGACCACGGTCCCAAAGCCACCGTGGCGCTCAAGGCGAGCGCCACCTGCTCGACGTGCGGCTACTTCGTGCCGATGACCGGTGCGCTGCGGCCGGTCTTCGGCGTCTGCGCCAACGAGTGGTCGCCGAGCGACGGCAGCGTCGTGAGCCTCGACCACGGGTGCGGCGCGCACTCCGAGGTCGACATCGACGCGCCCGAGCCCGAGCGGATCGGCGAGCCGGTCCTCGACGAGACCCTCGTCGACGAGCTCTAG
- a CDS encoding cold-shock protein: MPTGKVKWYDQEKGFGFISGDDGEDVFLHANALPQGTQTLKGGTRVEFGIVEGRRGAQALSVTVLDPAPSVTTNRRMRDRKEPEEMVVIVEDLIKLLDGVGAGLRHGRYPDKGHGSKIAQVMRRVADDLDV, from the coding sequence GTGCCGACTGGCAAGGTCAAGTGGTACGACCAGGAGAAGGGCTTCGGCTTCATCTCCGGCGACGACGGCGAGGACGTCTTCCTCCACGCCAACGCGCTCCCCCAGGGGACGCAGACGCTCAAGGGCGGCACGCGCGTCGAGTTCGGCATCGTCGAGGGCCGCCGCGGCGCGCAGGCCCTCTCCGTCACGGTGCTCGACCCGGCCCCGAGCGTCACCACCAACCGCCGCATGCGCGACCGCAAGGAGCCCGAGGAGATGGTCGTCATCGTCGAGGACCTCATCAAGCTCCTCGACGGCGTCGGCGCCGGGCTCCGCCACGGCCGCTACCCCGACAAGGGACACGGCAGCAAGATCGCCCAGGTGATGCGCCGCGTCGCCGACGACCTGGACGTCTGA
- a CDS encoding NCS2 family permease, producing the protein MSSTPETTERPSGSGGLDGYFKITERGSTVSREIRGGLATFFTMAYIVVLNPLIIGTQADSTGGFLGGGDVEQAKLMVAAGTALVAGLLTILMGAVANYPLALATGLGLNAFVAFGIAKLPGMTWADAMGLVVMEGIIILLLVLTGFRKAVLHAVPAQLKTAISVGIGLFITVVGLVDAGVVRKAAGGPLGELGVGGFLAGWPLLVFVIGLFIIIGLYTRGVKGSILIGIVATTVLALVVEAIAKVGPRIPNPDGTVTNPTGWGLNVPALPDSIMSTPDFGLLGDFNLLGSFDKVGIVAALLLIFTLMLADFFDTMGTMVAVGAEGGLLDEEGNPPNSQKILVVDSIGAIAGGAASVSSNTAYIESASGVGEGARTGLASIVTGVLFLLATFLSPLVAVVPYEAATPALVLVGFLMMQQVKEIDWDDLEIAIPAFLTIVIMPFTYSITAGIGAGFVTYVLLKVVRGRAAAIHPLMWLVALLFVLYFGIDPIKDLLGVS; encoded by the coding sequence ATGTCTTCTACCCCTGAGACGACCGAGCGCCCAAGCGGCAGCGGCGGTCTGGACGGCTACTTCAAGATCACCGAGCGCGGCTCCACCGTCAGCCGCGAGATCCGCGGCGGTCTCGCCACCTTCTTCACGATGGCCTACATCGTGGTCCTCAACCCGCTGATCATCGGCACCCAGGCCGACTCCACCGGTGGTTTCCTCGGTGGCGGCGACGTCGAGCAGGCCAAGCTCATGGTCGCGGCTGGCACGGCGCTCGTGGCCGGCCTGCTGACGATCCTCATGGGTGCGGTCGCCAACTACCCGCTCGCGCTCGCCACCGGGCTCGGGCTCAACGCGTTCGTCGCCTTCGGCATCGCCAAGCTCCCCGGGATGACCTGGGCGGACGCCATGGGGCTCGTGGTCATGGAGGGCATCATCATCCTCCTGCTCGTCCTCACCGGCTTCCGCAAGGCCGTGCTGCACGCGGTCCCGGCGCAGCTCAAGACGGCCATCTCCGTCGGTATCGGTCTCTTCATCACCGTCGTCGGGCTCGTCGACGCCGGCGTGGTGCGCAAGGCTGCGGGCGGTCCGCTCGGCGAGCTCGGCGTCGGTGGCTTCCTCGCCGGCTGGCCGCTGCTCGTCTTCGTCATCGGCCTCTTCATCATCATCGGCCTCTACACGCGGGGCGTGAAGGGCTCGATCCTCATCGGGATCGTCGCGACGACGGTGCTCGCCCTCGTCGTCGAGGCGATCGCCAAGGTCGGCCCGCGGATCCCCAACCCGGACGGCACCGTGACCAACCCGACGGGCTGGGGGCTCAACGTCCCCGCGCTGCCCGACTCGATCATGTCGACGCCGGACTTCGGGCTGCTCGGTGACTTCAACCTGCTCGGCTCGTTCGACAAGGTCGGCATCGTCGCCGCGCTGCTGCTGATCTTCACGCTCATGCTCGCCGACTTCTTCGACACGATGGGCACGATGGTGGCCGTGGGCGCCGAGGGTGGCCTGCTCGACGAGGAGGGCAACCCGCCGAACAGCCAGAAGATCCTCGTCGTCGACTCGATCGGTGCGATCGCCGGCGGTGCCGCGAGCGTCTCGTCGAACACCGCCTATATCGAGTCGGCCTCCGGCGTCGGCGAAGGAGCCCGCACGGGGCTCGCGTCGATCGTCACCGGGGTGCTCTTCCTCCTGGCGACCTTCCTCAGCCCGCTCGTCGCGGTGGTCCCGTACGAGGCGGCCACACCGGCCCTGGTCCTCGTCGGCTTCCTCATGATGCAGCAGGTCAAGGAGATCGACTGGGATGACCTGGAGATCGCGATCCCGGCCTTCCTGACGATCGTCATCATGCCCTTCACGTACTCGATCACCGCTGGTATCGGCGCGGGGTTCGTGACGTACGTGCTGCTCAAGGTCGTCCGCGGGCGCGCAGCCGCGATCCACCCGCTCATGTGGCTCGTGGCGCTCCTCTTCGTCCTCTACTTCGGGATCGACCCGATCAAGGATCTCCTCGGCGTCAGCTGA